The Candidatus Berkiella aquae sequence TGTTGCCATGTTTTTTAAAGCGCGCTCAATTTGCTCTGAATTATAGAGACATTTAGCCCGTGAAGTGACACCTTTAATTTTCAACGGTGCAGTCAATTCTGCCATAACCAATGGTTTACCCTTACTGCAAAAACGTTATAGGTTATGAGTTTTTAAATAGAACTGCAAGTTTATCAGGAATGAGTTTCATAACTAGATAACTCGTTTAATACCCCTGATGCTTGCTGCCATTCTACGGATTCTGCTAACAGCGGCCAATGAGGGACCTGCCCCTGCGCTAATAAACTTTGACGTCGGTATTGCGTCATTTCATTGGGGACTTCTTTGAGTGAATCTAAAGCTTCAACCGCACCTTGGCGATAATTGCAAATTAATAAATAATCACAACCTGCATCAAGTGCACGTTCTGCCCGCTGCGCATACGTCCCCATTCCAACAGCCCCACCCATAGATAAGTCATCGCTAACAATAGCACCCTTAAAGCCTAATTGCTGGCGCAAAACAGTTTGTAGCCAATACGGTGAAAACCCAACAGGAAGGGGATCAATTTCTTGATAAACAATATGGGCAGGCATAATAGCGCTTAATCCCTGCTGAATAACCTGACTAAACGGCAGCATGTCTCTTTCAATTTCAGCTTGAGTGCTCATATCTACCGGCAATCCTAAATGAGAATCTAATGCCACTGAGCCATGCCCTGGAAAATGCTTACCCGTTGCCCTCATCCCCGCTTGAGCCATGCCTTTAATATAAGCCATCGCAAGTTTTGACACGATTTCGGGCTGGGAATGAAATGCTCTATCACCGATGATCTCACTAACCCCTTTGTCTAAATCCAATACAGGTGCAAAACTTAAATCAACACCCAGCGAGCGTACCTCTAAAGCCATTAAGTAGCCTAATTTTTCAGCCATTATTAGCACTTGAGGCAATGATGCTGCTTTGCTATCTAGCTTTTCTCCTAAAACACGTAGTTTTGGTAAGCGGGTCATCCCTTTAATAAAACGCTGGACTCGCCCTCCCTCTTGATCAACACATAGCAATAAATTAGAGCGCAATGCTTTTATTTCACGTGCTAATTGTGCTAGTTGCGCAGGACTCTCATAATTGCGGCTAAAGAATATGACCCCACCAACTAAGGGATGTTGCAGGATCTCTTTATCTTCTGGTTTTAAATTGAATCCTTCAATATCCAACAAGATGGGACCAAGCGTTGCTTTATTCATACTTCATCCTTGTATTAACACAGGGGTTTTAGGAGGTATCAGATCAAAGAGTTCGATAATATCGTCGTTATGCATTCGGATGCAGCCATGCGAAGCAGGTGTTCCTGTTATTTTTTCATCAGGACATCCATGAATGTAAATATATCGCTGCATGGTATCGCAATCTTGCAAACGGTTTTTACCCAGTTCTAAACCACTTAACCATAAAATGCGGGATAAGATCCAATCTCGATTGGGATGCATTAAAGCAAGTTCAGGGGAATAAATTTCTCCGGTAAAACGCCTACCCACAAAAACCGCTTTTTTGGGATAATTTGCACCAATTTTGGCACGGATAATATGCTGGCCACGAGGTGTTTGTTCACTACCTTTTTTCTCGCCTACCCCTTTGGCTGCGGTAGAAATCAGATAGCTTTTTAAAACTTTTTTATCCTGCAAATGGTGTAATTGCTGACTGGCCACATCAATGATTAATGTTTGCAAACCACCGCCCTCTTCGTAAAAGCTTATTGTCTCAAAATCAGCCGGTTGTGCAACTGCTCTCACAGTTCTATAGTCATCTTGTTTTTCAACAGGAGTATTTTATGAAAGTTAGTATGAGAAAATTAGGTTTTATGAGTGTGGGTCTAATGTGCAGTAGCCTTGCGATGGCATTACCTTCCCAAATTACTTTTACCAACGAAACGTCACTTTCATTAGGCACCTCTATTGCAGGATTGCCTGGTCAGGGTATTTTACCTTACACAACTAAATCAGCTTCTTATGTTATTGTGAGCATGGGCTGCTTCTATGGTAGCAGCGACCCAAAAAATTGTCCTATCCAATTCACCGATAGAAACAATGAGAACGTTCTTGTTGCTACGGTTTATATCAATCCAGAAACAGGTGAGCTTAATCAGGCTCCTGAGTTTAGTAGCTCCTATGCTGACTATGAAGCGAAAGGGTGGGAATCAAAACCGATTGACCATATCTATATTGTGAAAAAAGCAGGTAACGCAGAAGCCGCATAACAATCGCTAAAAAAAAAGCCCCTTTAAAGGGGCTTTTTTTCGTATTCAGTTCGATTAGTCAACCAATTCTTCTTCTCTGACGGAAGTGTGAACTGTCGCAGGCATTTGTACCTTACGATTTGCTAACATTTCTAACCAAGCTTTTAACTCTTCACATTGACGTTGAGCCAGTTTTGGATCTTTAAAAGTATGCGTTAACAAGAACATACCTTGAACGCTTGAGATCAGATTTAAAGATAAGCCAGGTGCTTTATCTTCTAAACCTAATGCTCTGAACTGTTCTTCAGACCATTGCAAAATATCATGCAGTAGTTTTGCAGCTAGATCGGATAATGCACCACCTTGCTTACCTAATTCTTGGCACAAGCCACCAATTGGGCAACCAAAACGAGCTGTGACTTCTAAATGTTCTAGGCTGTATTTAACTAATGTCATTAAACGAGCCAGTGGATCTGAAATTTCAGACCAAGAAGCTAAACGTTCTGACCATTCAGCTGCTCTTTTCTCGATAACAGCAATACCAATGGCTTCTTTGGTTTTGAAATAGTAATAAACATTCCCTAGCGGTACATCAGCTTCTTGAGCAATGTCAGCTAGAGTTGTTAAGTTGAAGCCTTGTTGGTGAATTAAAACCTTGGCTGCTTCGATGAGTCGTATACGTTTATCAGTTTTCCGTGGCATAACGTCCATAGTCCATTTTTTTTTAGGGATAAACTTCAATCCACTTTATTGTCGCTGATTTACATCCATCCACTTACCTACACAACTATGGTTACTGTTTGAAACCAAGTTGGTTTCAAAACAATAACCATAACCCCTTTTTGCTAAGCGCTTTGCTAACTCAACAGATTATACGAAATCATATCGCATTTGGATACCCACAATATTAGCAGAACTATCATAATCACCTGCTAATCTTGCTTGTGAAGCAAGTGTGAAAGGAGCACCAGATCGATTAGGAGCGCTTTCATCAATTGTCGCATCTTTGAAGAATAAGTGAGCATAGCCTACATCAAAGCGCCAGCATTTATTCAATGTATAAGCAGCACCGATTGCAACCCAAGTACGGTCTTCATCAGGAATACGCGCAGTTCGGGTTTGATCTTGTGTTGGTGTTTCATCAAATGCCAAGCCTGCTTTGAACGACCAACAGTTGTTCAAAGTATAAATACCACCTAACGCAAAACGCCAAGTATCTTTGAACTGTTCAATCGTTGTGGTGTCAAGACCCGTTGCTGAACCCGGTGTAAAGCGTAAGCTTAACGCATCAAACCGACTCCAGTTTGTCCAAGCAACATCAGCAGTTAACGCGATTTTCTCGTTCAACTCATGATAGCCACTTACGGTGATTGATTCTGGTAAAACGACTCGTGCTGAGACTTCTTGTAAAGTCATTGTTGCACCAGCAAAAGGTGTTCCCGGAACGAATGGGGGAAGGATTTCGCTAGGGCCGTCAGCATGTACGTTAATTTTAGAGCGGTAGTTTAAACCAACGCGCGTTGTATCACGCCATTCGTATAAAATACCTGCGTGCCAACCATAACCCCAACCTTGAGCATTGTTCTTTTGGAAGCCGTCAGCAACGGGATTACCGGTACCAACACGAGCTTCTAATTTTGCTTTAACCCAGGTAGCATCAGGGCCTGCACCGATCGAAATACAGCGCCATGGCTGATAAGAAATACTTGGGCTGAAGTTTAAGGTTATTACTTCTGACTTGGTTGCCATGTAACGAGCAATGCCATCACGATCATAGTCAGATTTTAAGCCAAAAGGTGATGTCACGCTGAAGCCAAACACCCAATTATCGTCGATACGCGCTCCTAGATGGAAGTTAGGAACTGGTACAACAGTGCCTGGATCGTCAGATTGACTGCCAGGTACGGGTGTTGCTGGTAATAAAGAAACGTTGGAGCTTCTAGCATCGAAATCAAAGTCACCTTGAATGACATTCACACCCAAAACGACTTGATTTTTTTCAATGCGAGATAATGCTGCCGCGTTATA is a genomic window containing:
- the nagZ gene encoding beta-N-acetylhexosaminidase, yielding MNKATLGPILLDIEGFNLKPEDKEILQHPLVGGVIFFSRNYESPAQLAQLAREIKALRSNLLLCVDQEGGRVQRFIKGMTRLPKLRVLGEKLDSKAASLPQVLIMAEKLGYLMALEVRSLGVDLSFAPVLDLDKGVSEIIGDRAFHSQPEIVSKLAMAYIKGMAQAGMRATGKHFPGHGSVALDSHLGLPVDMSTQAEIERDMLPFSQVIQQGLSAIMPAHIVYQEIDPLPVGFSPYWLQTVLRQQLGFKGAIVSDDLSMGGAVGMGTYAQRAERALDAGCDYLLICNYRQGAVEALDSLKEVPNEMTQYRRQSLLAQGQVPHWPLLAESVEWQQASGVLNELSSYETHS
- a CDS encoding L,D-transpeptidase family protein; this translates as MIDVASQQLHHLQDKKVLKSYLISTAAKGVGEKKGSEQTPRGQHIIRAKIGANYPKKAVFVGRRFTGEIYSPELALMHPNRDWILSRILWLSGLELGKNRLQDCDTMQRYIYIHGCPDEKITGTPASHGCIRMHNDDIIELFDLIPPKTPVLIQG
- a CDS encoding TetR family transcriptional regulator; protein product: MPRKTDKRIRLIEAAKVLIHQQGFNLTTLADIAQEADVPLGNVYYYFKTKEAIGIAVIEKRAAEWSERLASWSEISDPLARLMTLVKYSLEHLEVTARFGCPIGGLCQELGKQGGALSDLAAKLLHDILQWSEEQFRALGLEDKAPGLSLNLISSVQGMFLLTHTFKDPKLAQRQCEELKAWLEMLANRKVQMPATVHTSVREEELVD
- a CDS encoding OmpP1/FadL family transporter — translated: MKSTIKNITSSLVLCCLSSQVFASGFALLENNVTNLGLAYSGTAALGEDVSTNFYNAAALSRIEKNQVVLGVNVIQGDFDFDARSSNVSLLPATPVPGSQSDDPGTVVPVPNFHLGARIDDNWVFGFSVTSPFGLKSDYDRDGIARYMATKSEVITLNFSPSISYQPWRCISIGAGPDATWVKAKLEARVGTGNPVADGFQKNNAQGWGYGWHAGILYEWRDTTRVGLNYRSKINVHADGPSEILPPFVPGTPFAGATMTLQEVSARVVLPESITVSGYHELNEKIALTADVAWTNWSRFDALSLRFTPGSATGLDTTTIEQFKDTWRFALGGIYTLNNCWSFKAGLAFDETPTQDQTRTARIPDEDRTWVAIGAAYTLNKCWRFDVGYAHLFFKDATIDESAPNRSGAPFTLASQARLAGDYDSSANIVGIQMRYDFV